In Halanaerobiales bacterium, the sequence AGCCTAAATCATCTTTATCCAGGTCAGCTTTTTCAAAAGATTTATCAATACAATGCATCCAGTTATCCATTGAAACTTCTTCAAGTCTTTCTTTCATATGTTCTGGATTAAAAATAGTAAGTGATTTATAAGCTTCATCAATGTTATCACAATTAATAGGATTTTCACATCCACCATATTTAACTCCAGCATCCCTAGCTAAAGAACCATCTGACATAATATGTGTACCCATTAAAACATTTTTGCCATAATTCTTTTTTACTATTAATGCTCCACCACCTGCCCCTAAATTATACATCATAGACATTGGTTTGTCTTTATAATCTACAAAATCTATATTTCTATATCCACCAACAATCATAGCAGTTTCAATATCTTCATTAGCAATCATCATACTTTCTGCAATTTTCATTGCTGCAACTGTAGTACAACATCTCTGTTGGAGGTCAATTGCCCAGGCATTTGTTGCCCCAATCTGACCCTGGATATATATTGAAGAGGTAGTTAAAGGATATTCTTTCCACTCTTCACCGATTCCTAAAATAAGATCTATTTCTTTTGGATCAACATTAGTTCTCTCAAGAGCATCTTTTGCTGCTCTAACTCCCATGTCCTGTGTTCCATCATTTTCTCCTGGAATAACCTTTTCAATAATTCCTAATTTTTCTTTGACTGCCTCTTCTGCCCAATAACCATCTGTAGCATCAGAAATTTCAGAAGCTGTCATTCTTTCATCTGGAAGATAAATTCCAGTACCAACTATACCTAAATGATCTTTGTTTTTATCCATATTGACTTCCCCCTAATATGCTCAAAATTTAATATTTATTTAGATAATTTCAAATCATTTATTGCAATAATATTATAAATATTTTGAGTTTCAATTAAGTTACAAACAAGTAACTTACTAATTAAATTTAATATTGTAACTTTTTTGTTACGTAAATTATGTTATAATTAAACAAAAGGAGGAATTTTTAATGGAAATTAATCTAAAAAGTGTTAAATTAGCAAATGGTGAAAAATTAGGATACCGTAAAAAAGATGGTGGTGAAAAATTGTTAGTTTTACTTCATGGTAATATGACTTCTTCTAAACATTGGGATATTTTAATAGAATCTATGCCTGACGAATTTACTATATATGCCCCAGATTTAAGAGGTTTCGGTATTTCTTCTTACAATCAAGAAATTAGTTCTTTACATGATTTTTCAGAAGATTTAAAAATGTTCTGTGACAAATTAAATTTAAATAATTTCAATTTAATGGGATGGTCTACCGGTGGAGGAGTGGCTATGGATTTTGCTGCTGATAATCCTGAATATGTAAAGAAATTAATACTAATGGAATCTGTAGGCACAAAGGGTTATCCAATATTTAAAAAAGATGAAAATGGAAAACCCATTCCTGGTGAATTACTCTCTACAAAAGAAGAAATTGCTAATGATCCAGTTCAAGTATTACCTGTATTAAATGCTTATAAAAATAAGGATAAAGATACAATGAAAATGATCTGGAATAACACTATTTACACTGATAATCAACCTGATCCAGAAAAATATAATGAATATCTTGAAGATATGTTTACTCAAAGAAATTTAGTAGATGTGGATTATGCTCTTGCTCATTTTAATATTAGTAATGAGCATAATGGTTTAGAAGAAGGTATTGGAAAGGCAGAAAAAATTGAAGCACCTACTCTTATTTTGTATGGAGAAAATGATAAAGTAGTAACTGAGCAAATGGCTAAAGATATTAATAATGATATTGGAGAAAATGCTAATTTACAATATCTCAAAAAATGTGGTCATTCTCCTCTAATAGATGATCTTGATCAACTATTAGAAAATATTTTAAATTTTATTAATTAATTTTCACTTTAATTTCCCTTATATATGCTAAAGAGGCAGTAAAACTGCCTCTTTAGTTAGATAATATTTTATGTTAATTTTTGATAATAACTTTCAATCTCTGTAATGGGAAAAACATTTAATTCTCGATCAAGTACTCTTTTACACCTTTTATATATTTTAATAGCCATTGACCTTCGATCAAGTTTATTATAACTCTTCATTTTATATAAATATGCTTTTTCCCAGCAATTATCAATTTCCAACATTTTATTACTCAAATCAATACATTTTTGATATTCTTCTCTTTTAAAATAAATTTCAATTAATTTATCTCCTGTGTTTAAAAATAAACTTTTTAATCTCTCTCTTTCATTTCTTACCCAATCAAGATAAAGTTTATCTACTACAAAGTCGTTATCATATTTATTTATTGCAGATTTGAAATATTTTATTTTTTCATCTTCAGAATTAGCATTTTCCCCATTTTCAACTAATTTTTGAAATTCTTTAACATCATAAATATAACCAGAATTTTCATTAAAACCATATGAAGAGCCATGACGTACCAGAAAAAATGGTTTTTGTCTTGGTTTTCTTGAAGGTTCAAGAGCATTTTTTAATGCATTTAATGTAACTTTAAAATTACGTGAAGCCTTTTTCTTTTCTTTCTCAGGCCAGAGATAATAGTATATTTTTTCTTTTGGTATTAATTCACCTATATGAACCAAAAATAATAAAAATAGTTCTTTGGCTTTTTCTCGTTCCCAATCTTTTTGATTTATTTTTTCTTTACCGCGCCAAACCTGCAAATTTCCCAAAGCTTTTATTTTCAATTTAAAGCCAGGGTGGTTTTTTAAGTGTGTTAAGCCTAATTCAGCCAAAATTCCTTTAACATAATTTTCTTTTATAGATCTGTCCCTTGCTGTTAATAAAACTGGAATAAATCTTTCTGGGGAATCTCCTCCAAATAAAGTTGATTTTAGAAATATAAAATTAAAACTTCTTTTTTCCATTATTTTAAAAAGATTTTTAGTAGTTATATCAAATTTATCCAATTTATTTTCTTCATAGTAAACAAGTGATAACCAAATTCTATTTATTGTTTTTAAAAATTCATCATTTAATTTTTTAAACCTTATAATATTATCTAAGAATTTTTCTTCAGATTTTTTTAAATTGCCCTTAAAATAATGATTGATTGCCATACTAAAAATAAGAATACCTGAAAGCCATTCATCACCAGCCTGTTGTGCAATTTTCAATCCTCGTTTACCATACCTAAGACCTAAATCACAATCACCATGAAAAGCCTCCAGTAAAGACAGGCCCATTAATGGCTCTGCTTTTCCTCTTGGTATATTAAATTCATCAATTATATCTAATGACTTATTGTAAGCATTACGAGCATTTTCAAGTTTTTCTCTGCCTTTGATTTGATAAGCATGTCCCAATCTCATGTAAGCAACAGCCCTAATAAAAGGAGAATTAAGTTCTTCCCCTAAATATATACCTCCCTGAGCATAATTCATTGCTGAAAAAGAATTACCAATAAAACTATGAATTAAGGATAAAATTAAAATTGTTTCCCGGTGTGAACGAGGTATTCTTGAACCCTTTTTTTCATTTTCTACTTTTTTCTCAAGGATTTTTTGAGCTTCTTTCAAACGACCGGTTCTTAACTTAACTCTTGCACTAAAATTATTATTTGCTACCTCATCTTCAGTTATATTTTCAGCCTGTTTATATAATTTTTCTGCTTTTTTCAATTGGCCCTCATTAGCCTTATTTTCAGCCATTAATTTTAATAATATCGATTCATCCCATAAATTTTCCTTTTCTCTTAATTTTAAAGCCTTTTTTAAATATT encodes:
- a CDS encoding 3-oxoacyl-ACP synthase, whose product is MDKNKDHLGIVGTGIYLPDERMTASEISDATDGYWAEEAVKEKLGIIEKVIPGENDGTQDMGVRAAKDALERTNVDPKEIDLILGIGEEWKEYPLTTSSIYIQGQIGATNAWAIDLQQRCCTTVAAMKIAESMMIANEDIETAMIVGGYRNIDFVDYKDKPMSMMYNLGAGGGALIVKKNYGKNVLMGTHIMSDGSLARDAGVKYGGCENPINCDNIDEAYKSLTIFNPEHMKERLEEVSMDNWMHCIDKSFEKADLDKDDLGYLAVLHFKRSMHNYMLDLLNIDSSQTTYLSHYGHLGQIDQILSLRLGLEDGKVEDGTIISMIAAGIGYAWAANVVKWGDIN
- a CDS encoding BTAD domain-containing putative transcriptional regulator; the protein is MRSLIIKTKFIAPSTPELKWINKKLWKKYNDSVKFPLTVVKAGPGYGKSTTISSYFNENYKDDYYWYSIDELDKDPALFFLNFIHAFKFKNENIGDEAIRFLNQSGNKGIPLKQVLDIFINEFLNEINEEKFIILDDFHLVNDKDKITELLSYFIKRMPPNLHLVISSREDLNFPQFANWKLKRKLLLIGDKELSLNKKEIDKFFKNEYNLNLTDEELRNIYEETEGWIMAIDLIGEGLSNGAKVEDIINNETESLHLLFEYLAFEVLENQSEEIKEFLLKTAVLKYLRIDICNQLLDINNSKEIIEKIVDKKLFIYYLGNNQYRYHNLFHEFLREQGKKKYDYKKLHKKAAEICENTGEKGFAIYHSLGAEDYNKSAKLILSSAEKLLELGRLDTLQDALNELPNSIFSKYPLLYVYQGDIYRLRSHFDQALKVYKNAREYFDDNLYLSIVLQKIAMIYLDTVQPAKADKYLKKALKLREKENLWDESILLKLMAENKANEGQLKKAEKLYKQAENITEDEVANNNFSARVKLRTGRLKEAQKILEKKVENEKKGSRIPRSHRETILILSLIHSFIGNSFSAMNYAQGGIYLGEELNSPFIRAVAYMRLGHAYQIKGREKLENARNAYNKSLDIIDEFNIPRGKAEPLMGLSLLEAFHGDCDLGLRYGKRGLKIAQQAGDEWLSGILIFSMAINHYFKGNLKKSEEKFLDNIIRFKKLNDEFLKTINRIWLSLVYYEENKLDKFDITTKNLFKIMEKRSFNFIFLKSTLFGGDSPERFIPVLLTARDRSIKENYVKGILAELGLTHLKNHPGFKLKIKALGNLQVWRGKEKINQKDWEREKAKELFLLFLVHIGELIPKEKIYYYLWPEKEKKKASRNFKVTLNALKNALEPSRKPRQKPFFLVRHGSSYGFNENSGYIYDVKEFQKLVENGENANSEDEKIKYFKSAINKYDNDFVVDKLYLDWVRNERERLKSLFLNTGDKLIEIYFKREEYQKCIDLSNKMLEIDNCWEKAYLYKMKSYNKLDRRSMAIKIYKRCKRVLDRELNVFPITEIESYYQKLT
- a CDS encoding alpha/beta hydrolase, with product MEINLKSVKLANGEKLGYRKKDGGEKLLVLLHGNMTSSKHWDILIESMPDEFTIYAPDLRGFGISSYNQEISSLHDFSEDLKMFCDKLNLNNFNLMGWSTGGGVAMDFAADNPEYVKKLILMESVGTKGYPIFKKDENGKPIPGELLSTKEEIANDPVQVLPVLNAYKNKDKDTMKMIWNNTIYTDNQPDPEKYNEYLEDMFTQRNLVDVDYALAHFNISNEHNGLEEGIGKAEKIEAPTLILYGENDKVVTEQMAKDINNDIGENANLQYLKKCGHSPLIDDLDQLLENILNFIN